The Candidatus Pelagibacter sp. IMCC9063 genome has a window encoding:
- the yczE gene encoding membrane protein YczE encodes MFLSIRSIPKVSWSSNNPLNYKPKISTFLFLCIGLSLFGLGEGLIMISYIGNSPWQVLAQGIALHANFSIGFITFLISISVLSLWIFLGQKPGMGTFLNAIIIAAMIDLSIAFIPTPELYISKFLMLVCGVLLVGFGSGLYLIANLGPGPRDGLMTGLQRKTNLPIAVVRAFIEITVATVGWYLGGTLGEGTLLFAFGIGPAVALGLFLVSRFYAKN; translated from the coding sequence ATGTTCTTATCTATTCGGAGTATTCCTAAGGTTTCATGGAGTTCTAATAATCCATTAAATTACAAACCTAAGATTTCTACATTTCTATTTTTGTGTATTGGACTTTCTCTTTTTGGTTTGGGGGAGGGATTGATTATGATTTCTTATATAGGAAATTCACCCTGGCAAGTATTAGCCCAGGGTATTGCTTTGCACGCTAATTTTTCCATAGGATTTATAACCTTTCTAATAAGTATTTCCGTATTATCTCTTTGGATATTTTTAGGACAAAAACCAGGCATGGGGACTTTTTTAAATGCTATCATTATTGCAGCAATGATTGATCTTTCTATAGCTTTCATCCCCACACCAGAATTATATATATCTAAATTTTTAATGTTAGTTTGTGGAGTGTTACTTGTCGGATTTGGAAGTGGTTTATATTTAATTGCTAACTTAGGGCCAGGTCCAAGAGATGGGTTAATGACCGGCCTCCAAAGAAAAACCAACCTACCTATTGCTGTAGTAAGAGCTTTTATTGAAATAACAGTAGCTACGGTTGGTTGGTATTTAGGGGGAACTTTAGGTGAAGGCACTCTTTTGTTTGCCTTTGGAATTGGACCTGCTGTTGCTTTGGGATTGTTTTTAGTTTCAAGATTTTACGCTAAAAATTAG
- a CDS encoding DMT family transporter → MSKKLFSFICAISCSFIWGSAFVAQDMGMDHIGPFTFTGARMVIAFLCLLPFFFIYEFSDIKKTKTNSKIIVSYIVLLGFLLSAGMCLQQFALLRTDVANTAVFTILYVVLVPFVAYFLFSKNIHWSIWPSVLMCLLGGFLLTELDDVTIRAGDTLSVINAFFWAFHIVFISKFLRIFNYPITIAAFQCLVGAVVALVPAYIFEEIVFSNILLEWKELFYVGVISSGIAFLLQIYAQQNLNPAPVAIILSLEGAIAAIFGWILLDQFLNEIKILGIIVILIAVIFAQIVPLRNNKSKPKFYN, encoded by the coding sequence ATGAGTAAAAAACTATTTTCTTTTATCTGTGCTATCTCTTGTTCTTTTATATGGGGAAGTGCTTTTGTAGCTCAGGATATGGGCATGGATCATATTGGTCCCTTTACTTTTACCGGAGCAAGAATGGTGATTGCTTTTTTATGTCTTTTGCCATTTTTTTTTATTTATGAGTTTAGTGATATTAAAAAAACAAAAACTAATTCTAAAATTATTGTTTCTTATATAGTTCTTTTGGGTTTTTTACTTTCTGCTGGAATGTGTCTCCAGCAATTTGCATTGTTACGCACCGATGTTGCCAACACTGCCGTCTTTACTATTTTATATGTAGTGCTAGTTCCCTTTGTGGCTTATTTTCTTTTTTCCAAAAATATACACTGGTCGATATGGCCTTCTGTCCTAATGTGTTTATTGGGTGGTTTTTTGTTAACCGAACTTGATGATGTTACTATTAGAGCAGGAGACACGCTATCCGTAATTAATGCTTTTTTTTGGGCATTTCATATTGTTTTTATTTCAAAGTTTTTAAGGATATTTAACTATCCCATTACTATTGCAGCATTCCAATGTTTGGTTGGTGCAGTAGTTGCTCTGGTACCGGCATATATTTTTGAAGAGATAGTTTTTTCCAATATCTTATTAGAATGGAAGGAGTTGTTTTATGTAGGAGTAATATCTAGCGGTATAGCTTTTTTACTTCAAATTTATGCACAACAAAATTTAAACCCAGCACCAGTTGCAATCATACTTTCTCTAGAAGGAGCCATTGCAGCAATTTTTGGTTGGATATTATTAGATCAGTTTTTAAATGAAATAAAAATTCTTGGAATAATAGTAATTTTGATAGCGGTTATTTTTGCACAAATAGTACCGTTGAGAAATAATAAAAGCAAACCTAAATTTTATAATTAA
- a CDS encoding dienelactone hydrolase family protein — MHKLFFLLVFICTSVFAEPIYHEKKYPDGKGPFPTVLILHTSGGFRVGEIKNWSSFFLKEGYAIYAPNFFERHGITPKKRKLTFTKFRKPIEKNLTEIVEIMKKDPKVDSKNIFAVGFSNGGFWATFMAGTKQVSASSSHYGVWQFGPSATADLRGYPVKYIKKDTNPLLILHPKKDQVQKYKWVKSYITKVAKKSSKVEVHYYKKGGHAWHNKKYKKGVGYNREIYEDAMARTITFFNKYKK; from the coding sequence ATGCATAAACTATTTTTTCTATTAGTTTTTATATGTACTTCAGTTTTTGCCGAGCCTATTTATCACGAAAAAAAATATCCTGATGGAAAAGGTCCATTTCCAACTGTTTTAATATTACACACTAGTGGAGGATTTAGGGTTGGTGAAATAAAAAACTGGTCATCTTTTTTTTTAAAGGAAGGTTATGCTATTTATGCACCAAATTTTTTTGAACGTCATGGAATAACACCTAAAAAAAGAAAGTTAACTTTTACAAAATTTAGAAAACCTATTGAAAAAAATCTCACAGAAATAGTCGAGATTATGAAAAAAGATCCAAAAGTAGATTCGAAAAATATATTTGCAGTAGGATTTTCTAATGGAGGTTTTTGGGCAACTTTCATGGCTGGCACCAAGCAAGTAAGTGCATCTTCAAGTCATTATGGTGTATGGCAATTTGGTCCAAGTGCAACAGCTGATTTAAGAGGATATCCTGTAAAATATATAAAAAAAGACACAAACCCTTTGTTGATACTACATCCGAAGAAAGACCAAGTACAAAAATATAAATGGGTAAAATCTTATATAACCAAAGTTGCCAAAAAAAGTTCGAAAGTAGAAGTTCATTATTACAAAAAAGGCGGCCATGCATGGCATAATAAAAAATACAAAAAAGGCGTCGGGTATAATAGGGAAATTTACGAAGATGCCATGGCCAGAACCATTACTTTTTTTAATAAATATAAAAAATAA
- a CDS encoding class I SAM-dependent methyltransferase: MITYKNYWRKTGLKKPFGDFVLNHIGQFEVQNFLEVGVFCGVTARNVCEFLNRKNSGNFKYFGIDLFGSEKKSHDDEIEPNFLESQKFSNPLKNIYYNFIKKENLNSLESVSKLLESFTHQVTLLKGDSRENLTKVPLAEIDYVFLDGGHSYGTVISDLTLLFQGLKKNSTILCDDYSENFCIPEVKKAIDDFANQNSLKIDTLANRFAQISI; this comes from the coding sequence TTGATCACATATAAGAATTATTGGAGAAAAACTGGACTTAAAAAACCATTTGGAGATTTTGTTTTAAACCACATCGGTCAATTTGAAGTCCAGAATTTTCTAGAAGTAGGAGTTTTTTGCGGAGTGACCGCTAGAAATGTTTGTGAGTTTTTAAATAGAAAAAATAGTGGAAATTTTAAATATTTTGGAATTGATTTGTTTGGCTCTGAAAAAAAAAGCCATGATGATGAAATCGAACCTAATTTTTTAGAAAGTCAAAAATTTTCCAATCCGTTAAAAAATATTTACTACAACTTTATTAAAAAAGAAAATTTAAATTCATTGGAAAGTGTTAGTAAATTATTAGAAAGTTTTACTCACCAAGTTACATTGTTAAAAGGAGATTCTAGAGAAAATTTAACAAAAGTTCCTTTGGCTGAAATTGATTATGTTTTTTTAGATGGTGGTCATAGCTATGGAACTGTTATTAGCGACTTAACGTTATTGTTTCAGGGACTTAAAAAAAATTCTACAATTCTATGTGATGACTATTCTGAGAATTTTTGCATTCCAGAAGTAAAAAAAGCAATCGATGACTTTGCTAACCAAAACTCTCTTAAAATTGACACTTTAGCAAATCGTTTTGCTCAAATATCCATTTAA
- a CDS encoding ribonucleotide-diphosphate reductase subunit beta, with the protein MSVAPKVPEVQAKTIIGANYCEEEGLLKEKIVYKPFRYPWCYDAWLTQQRIHWLPEEVPLAEDVRDWQKKLLPHEKNLLTQIFRFFTQADVEVNNCYLRHYTTVFKPTEVLMMMTAFASMETVHVAAYSHLLDTIGMPETEYSAFLKYKEMKDKYDYMQNFNMGDKREIAKTVAVFSAFTEGLQLFASFAILLNFPRFNKMKGMGQIVTWSVRDETLHCNSMIKIFNTFCDENPGLLDDSLKKEIYEACSTIIEHEDAFIDLAFEMGDIEGLKAEEVKKYIRWIANRRLAQLRLNDLYEVKENPLTWLDDMLNGVEHMNFFEGRATEYSKASTKGSWVEAFDFTK; encoded by the coding sequence ATGTCAGTAGCCCCAAAAGTACCAGAAGTTCAAGCAAAAACAATCATCGGAGCAAATTATTGCGAAGAAGAAGGATTGTTAAAAGAAAAGATTGTTTACAAACCATTTAGATATCCTTGGTGTTACGATGCATGGTTAACTCAACAAAGAATTCACTGGTTGCCAGAAGAAGTTCCTTTAGCAGAAGATGTTAGGGATTGGCAAAAAAAATTATTACCACATGAAAAAAATCTTCTTACTCAAATTTTCAGATTTTTTACCCAAGCCGATGTGGAAGTAAATAACTGTTACTTAAGACACTACACAACTGTATTTAAACCAACAGAAGTTCTAATGATGATGACGGCATTTGCTTCTATGGAAACAGTTCACGTTGCTGCGTACTCTCACTTACTTGATACGATCGGAATGCCAGAGACAGAATATTCTGCATTCTTAAAGTACAAAGAAATGAAAGATAAGTATGATTACATGCAAAACTTTAACATGGGTGATAAAAGAGAAATCGCTAAAACAGTTGCTGTATTCAGTGCATTTACTGAAGGACTTCAGTTGTTTGCTAGTTTTGCAATCCTACTTAACTTCCCAAGATTTAACAAAATGAAGGGAATGGGCCAAATTGTTACTTGGTCAGTTAGAGATGAAACACTTCATTGTAATTCCATGATCAAAATTTTCAATACATTCTGTGATGAAAATCCTGGATTGTTGGATGACAGCTTGAAAAAAGAAATCTATGAAGCATGCTCCACGATCATCGAGCACGAAGATGCTTTCATTGATTTAGCTTTTGAAATGGGAGACATTGAAGGTCTTAAAGCTGAAGAAGTTAAAAAATATATCAGATGGATTGCAAACCGAAGATTAGCACAGCTTAGATTGAATGATCTTTATGAAGTGAAGGAAAATCCACTAACTTGGTTAGATGATATGTTGAATGGAGTAGAACACATGAACTTCTTTGAAGGTAGAGCTACAGAATACTCTAAAGCTTCTACTAAAGGTTCTTGGGTTGAGGCATTCGACTTTACCAAGTAA
- a CDS encoding ribonucleoside-diphosphate reductase subunit alpha, with amino-acid sequence MQENLALAIQNAVENDTSNIIKKSNENLQDLKRPDLFSLSNDTELFQNEKGITIRIDRSRDSKLTDFGKATLVDRYLNEGESYQDLFARVASTYADDNLHGQRIYNYMSNLWFMPSTPVLSNAGTERGLPISCFLNEASDSLNGIVDLWSENVWLAAKGGGIGSYWGNLRSIGEQVGRVGKTSGIMPFIKVMDSLTLAISQGSLRRGSAACYLPIDHPEIEEFIEMRRPTGGDPNRRALNLHHGVLVTDAFMRAVELDEQWPLKSPHDGTVQSSMSARNLWIRLLTARVETGEPYIVFIDTVNRMIPQHHKLAGLTVKTSNLCSEITLPTGIDKSGRDRTAVCCLSSLNLETYDEWKDEKIMLEDIMKFLDNVLTDFITRAPESFSDATYAAMRERSVGLGVMGFHSFLQKNSIPIESVMAKVWNNKMFKQIDKEVNAASVKLAEERGPCPDAADYGIMERFSNKTAIAPTASISIICGGASPGIEPVAANSYTHKTLSGSFNVRNKYLKQILAKYEKDTDEVWSSITTNQGSISHLNFLSDLEKDVFKTAFEIDQRWLIDHSADRTPYVSQAQSLNVFLPADVHKKDLHQIHFQAWKKGLKSMYYCRSKSIQRAEVINQTVANAAKNQPAEASNGEAANYEECLSCQ; translated from the coding sequence ATGCAAGAAAATTTAGCTCTGGCAATACAAAATGCTGTTGAAAACGATACTTCAAACATCATTAAGAAGTCAAATGAGAACCTTCAAGATCTAAAAAGACCTGATTTATTCTCGTTATCCAATGATACAGAACTTTTTCAAAATGAAAAAGGAATCACCATTCGAATCGATAGAAGTAGAGATTCGAAATTAACAGATTTCGGTAAAGCTACCTTAGTAGATAGATATTTAAACGAAGGAGAATCGTACCAAGATTTATTTGCAAGAGTGGCAAGTACCTATGCGGACGATAATCTTCATGGACAAAGAATTTATAATTACATGAGTAACTTATGGTTTATGCCATCTACTCCTGTTCTTTCTAATGCTGGAACAGAAAGAGGTCTTCCTATTTCTTGTTTCTTAAACGAAGCATCTGATTCATTAAATGGAATCGTAGATCTTTGGAGCGAGAATGTATGGCTTGCTGCTAAAGGTGGTGGAATTGGAAGTTACTGGGGAAACCTACGTTCGATTGGCGAACAAGTTGGAAGAGTAGGAAAAACTTCTGGGATTATGCCTTTCATTAAAGTGATGGACTCTTTAACTCTTGCAATTAGTCAAGGTTCATTAAGAAGAGGATCTGCTGCTTGTTATTTACCTATTGATCATCCTGAGATCGAAGAATTTATTGAAATGAGAAGACCAACCGGTGGAGATCCAAACCGTAGAGCTTTAAATTTACATCATGGAGTTTTAGTGACTGATGCTTTCATGAGAGCAGTGGAGCTTGATGAGCAGTGGCCTTTAAAAAGCCCCCACGACGGAACAGTTCAGTCTTCTATGTCTGCAAGAAATTTATGGATTAGACTTCTTACTGCAAGAGTAGAAACGGGAGAGCCTTACATTGTGTTTATCGACACGGTGAATAGAATGATCCCACAACATCATAAGCTTGCAGGTCTTACTGTAAAAACTTCAAACTTATGTAGTGAAATTACTCTTCCTACAGGAATTGATAAATCGGGTAGAGATAGAACAGCGGTTTGTTGTTTATCTTCTTTGAATCTAGAAACTTATGACGAGTGGAAAGATGAAAAAATCATGCTCGAAGATATCATGAAATTTTTAGACAATGTGTTGACTGATTTTATTACAAGAGCTCCAGAATCGTTCTCTGATGCAACGTATGCAGCAATGAGAGAACGAAGTGTGGGTCTTGGTGTGATGGGTTTTCATTCCTTCTTACAAAAAAATTCTATTCCGATTGAATCGGTGATGGCAAAAGTTTGGAATAATAAAATGTTCAAACAAATTGATAAGGAAGTGAATGCCGCTTCTGTAAAACTTGCAGAAGAAAGAGGCCCCTGTCCTGACGCGGCGGACTATGGAATTATGGAGCGTTTTTCTAATAAAACGGCCATAGCACCAACCGCTTCCATTTCTATTATCTGTGGTGGAGCATCACCTGGAATTGAGCCAGTAGCTGCAAACAGTTATACCCACAAAACTCTTTCTGGATCATTCAACGTACGAAACAAGTATTTAAAACAAATTCTTGCAAAGTATGAGAAAGATACAGATGAAGTGTGGTCTTCTATTACAACTAACCAAGGTTCTATTTCACATCTAAATTTCTTATCTGATTTAGAAAAAGATGTGTTTAAAACTGCTTTTGAAATTGATCAACGTTGGTTGATCGATCACTCAGCAGACAGAACTCCTTATGTATCTCAAGCACAATCATTAAATGTGTTTTTGCCAGCAGATGTTCATAAGAAAGATCTTCACCAAATCCATTTTCAAGCTTGGAAAAAGGGTTTGAAAAGCATGTATTATTGTAGATCTAAATCTATTCAACGTGCAGAAGTAATCAACCAAACCGTGGCAAATGCCGCTAAAAATCAACCAGCAGAAGCCTCTAATGGCGAAGCAGCAAATTATGAGGAGTGTTTATCATGTCAGTAG
- a CDS encoding 23S rRNA (adenine(2030)-N(6))-methyltransferase RlmJ, with protein MLSYRHGFHAGNFADVFKHFLLTYLLKQLKQNKPFSFIDPFAAAGKYSLKDPFMEKNKEYLNGIYKVLSSKINDPFIQDYLDLVSQTNPNKHGNKLSIYPGSCFLSLLALDSEDKIYLSELHNNEFEILKNNFSQDKRVTIEKKDAYASLDQMITSYQGTRLVLIDPSYEVKNEYEKVAKLIRHNSKQFPNVCYMVWYPVLESEKTDRFVNQLLNAKINNTTHIHIELNNSFLRMQGTGFFIINAPINMKRDVSNGLDILLEILKDPIQAAKINYNVF; from the coding sequence ATGCTTAGTTATAGGCACGGCTTTCATGCTGGAAACTTTGCAGATGTGTTTAAGCATTTTCTTCTGACCTATCTTTTAAAACAACTAAAACAGAATAAGCCCTTTTCTTTTATTGATCCTTTTGCAGCAGCAGGAAAATATTCATTAAAAGATCCGTTTATGGAAAAAAATAAAGAATATTTAAATGGAATTTATAAAGTGCTGTCTTCTAAAATTAACGACCCTTTTATTCAGGATTATTTAGACCTCGTGAGTCAAACGAACCCAAATAAGCATGGAAATAAGCTATCCATTTATCCAGGATCGTGTTTTTTGTCCCTTTTGGCCTTGGATAGTGAAGATAAAATTTATCTATCAGAACTACACAATAATGAATTTGAGATTTTAAAGAACAATTTTAGTCAAGATAAAAGAGTAACCATTGAAAAGAAAGATGCCTACGCTTCTCTAGATCAAATGATTACTTCTTATCAAGGAACTAGATTAGTTCTAATTGATCCTTCTTATGAAGTTAAAAATGAATATGAAAAAGTAGCCAAATTAATTAGACATAATTCTAAACAGTTTCCGAATGTCTGTTATATGGTTTGGTATCCAGTGTTAGAATCGGAGAAGACAGATCGTTTTGTTAATCAACTTTTGAATGCAAAGATTAACAACACCACTCATATTCATATTGAATTGAATAATTCTTTCTTACGTATGCAGGGCACAGGTTTTTTTATTATTAATGCTCCAATCAACATGAAAAGAGATGTTTCAAATGGACTTGATATTTTGTTAGAAATTCTTAAAGATCCCATTCAAGCAGCCAAAATAAATTATAATGTTTTTTAA
- a CDS encoding HIT family protein has product MFKIHKKFEKTTHYITDLKLCQVRLQDNRKFPWIMLIPKRKGVGQILDLNRKDQIQLMDEIQYCSKIMKKNFKCANLNVEKVGNIVPQLHIHIVPRHKKDPTWPLSIWVIKGKPYTKLALASMLDKLKKII; this is encoded by the coding sequence ATGTTTAAAATACATAAAAAATTTGAGAAGACCACTCATTACATTACTGATCTAAAATTGTGCCAAGTAAGACTTCAAGATAATAGAAAGTTTCCCTGGATTATGCTGATACCCAAAAGAAAAGGTGTAGGGCAGATTTTAGATTTAAATAGAAAAGATCAAATTCAATTAATGGATGAAATTCAATATTGTAGCAAGATTATGAAAAAGAATTTCAAATGTGCCAATCTAAATGTAGAAAAAGTTGGTAACATCGTACCTCAATTGCACATTCACATTGTGCCAAGACATAAAAAAGATCCTACCTGGCCTTTGTCGATTTGGGTTATTAAAGGGAAACCTTATACCAAACTAGCCCTAGCTAGCATGCTAGATAAGTTAAAAAAAATTATCTAA
- a CDS encoding glycosyltransferase, protein MNSCFMGIEKSKYNTCLIMDGDLQHNPKYIPGLYKKLNSYNYDIGICCRKFNKLKNKDFNFLRKYSSLIIIFLINIFLEKKTADPLSGFFIFRKTIFNNFKFFYYPSGYKILLNILYCTNIKLKSFDKIIKFDRRISNKSKMNKKVLLNLVVQFFYLLYIKLFKKIIIDKNN, encoded by the coding sequence ATGAATTCTTGCTTTATGGGAATTGAAAAATCTAAATACAACACATGTTTAATAATGGATGGAGATTTGCAGCATAACCCAAAATATATACCAGGCTTATATAAAAAGCTTAACTCATATAATTATGATATTGGCATATGCTGTAGAAAATTTAATAAGTTAAAAAATAAAGATTTTAATTTTTTAAGAAAATACTCTTCATTAATAATTATTTTTTTGATTAATATCTTTCTCGAAAAAAAAACAGCTGATCCTTTGAGTGGTTTTTTTATATTCAGAAAAACAATATTTAATAATTTTAAGTTTTTTTATTATCCCAGTGGGTACAAAATACTTTTAAACATATTGTACTGCACTAATATAAAATTAAAATCATTTGATAAAATCATCAAATTTGACAGAAGAATAAGTAATAAAAGCAAAATGAACAAGAAAGTTTTGCTTAACTTGGTTGTCCAATTTTTTTACTTGTTGTATATAAAATTATTTAAGAAAATTATTATCGACAAAAACAATTAA
- a CDS encoding nucleotide pyrophosphohydrolase encodes MDLKKINQKIKSFVKARDWEQFHSPKNLSMALSVEASELVEIFQWLKESDLKKVDKEKVADEIADIFFYLIRISQKMNIDIEKSFHKKMIKNIKKYPVKLSKGKSDKRY; translated from the coding sequence ATGGATTTAAAGAAAATTAACCAAAAGATCAAAAGCTTCGTGAAAGCTAGAGATTGGGAACAATTTCACTCTCCCAAAAACTTATCTATGGCTTTATCCGTTGAAGCTTCTGAGTTAGTCGAAATTTTTCAGTGGCTAAAAGAAAGTGATTTGAAAAAAGTAGATAAAGAAAAAGTAGCAGATGAAATTGCTGATATCTTTTTCTATCTAATAAGAATTTCTCAAAAAATGAACATTGATATTGAAAAAAGTTTTCATAAAAAAATGATCAAAAATATTAAAAAATACCCCGTCAAACTCTCTAAAGGAAAATCAGATAAAAGATATTAA
- a CDS encoding CaiB/BaiF CoA transferase family protein, which produces MPGPIHGVKVLELAQIMAGPTCGLMLADLGAEVIKIEKIPGGDDTRRFLPPDVNGEAAAFMMMNRNKRGMALDLKTKEGVEVFKRLVKQADVVVENFRKGTLEKLGVGYEELKKINPKIILCEISGYGRTGPYADKGGFDLIAQGMSGLMSITGESKGKPPMKVGAPVTDITAGILAATGVLAALVSRATTGVGQRVDTSLYEAGIVHTYWQSAIASATGVAPGPLGSAHPLTAPYQAFQTKDKWITVGASNQNTWLKLIDALEVKELQENEKFNSNANRMQNVTELTELLKKELEKKTSAEWLKLFDEKGLPCGPINTVTEMFEDPQTKERKMIVDVKNKKAGSFKAIGMPIKFSETKVEDTKESPTFGQHTKQILLDHGFKSEEIDSLMKQGVVS; this is translated from the coding sequence ATGCCAGGCCCAATACATGGAGTGAAAGTATTGGAACTTGCACAAATTATGGCAGGTCCAACTTGCGGATTGATGCTAGCTGATCTTGGTGCGGAGGTTATTAAAATAGAAAAAATTCCAGGAGGAGATGATACGAGAAGATTTTTACCTCCCGATGTAAATGGAGAAGCTGCAGCGTTTATGATGATGAATCGTAACAAAAGAGGCATGGCTTTAGATTTAAAAACAAAAGAAGGAGTTGAAGTTTTTAAACGACTGGTCAAACAAGCAGATGTAGTCGTTGAAAATTTTAGAAAAGGAACGCTAGAAAAATTGGGAGTGGGGTACGAGGAATTAAAAAAAATAAATCCAAAAATTATACTTTGTGAAATATCAGGCTATGGAAGAACAGGACCTTACGCAGATAAAGGTGGCTTTGATTTAATCGCTCAAGGTATGAGTGGTTTAATGAGTATTACCGGGGAAAGCAAAGGAAAGCCTCCCATGAAAGTGGGTGCTCCGGTTACAGATATTACAGCAGGAATTTTAGCAGCCACAGGAGTGTTGGCCGCATTGGTTTCAAGAGCGACTACAGGAGTAGGGCAACGAGTAGATACCTCTTTGTATGAAGCAGGAATTGTTCATACCTATTGGCAATCTGCTATTGCTTCAGCTACAGGAGTAGCGCCAGGACCATTAGGATCTGCACATCCTTTGACCGCACCGTACCAAGCTTTTCAAACCAAAGACAAATGGATTACGGTAGGAGCATCCAATCAAAACACATGGTTAAAACTGATTGATGCATTAGAAGTAAAAGAACTTCAAGAGAATGAAAAGTTTAATAGCAATGCCAATAGAATGCAAAATGTTACAGAGTTAACGGAATTATTAAAAAAAGAACTAGAAAAAAAAACATCCGCAGAATGGCTAAAGTTGTTTGATGAAAAGGGCTTACCTTGTGGACCGATTAATACTGTCACAGAAATGTTTGAAGATCCTCAAACTAAAGAGAGAAAAATGATTGTAGATGTTAAAAATAAAAAGGCAGGATCCTTTAAAGCGATAGGAATGCCTATTAAATTTTCAGAGACGAAAGTAGAAGACACTAAAGAGTCTCCAACGTTTGGTCAGCACACCAAACAAATATTGCTAGACCACGGTTTTAAAAGTGAAGAAATAGATTCTCTGATGAAGCAAGGGGTCGTCAGTTAA
- a CDS encoding enoyl-CoA hydratase/isomerase family protein, protein MTDLVQTKQINEYILEVSLNRPEKLNALTKPMWKKLGSIFRDLAKKKNKDIRCVVIRGKGGKSFSPGNDIGEFAKTRSNSKLAKEYGKHLHGTLAAIQECPIPTVALIEGICVGGGFEIAACCDLRICGTSSRFGVPIKRLGLTMAPREIQALLQLVGRSVTMEILLEGKIFNSNEAYEKGMVNRVMPDQDVEKEAYATAERICDGAPMVARWHKAFAEELLYKGKISNKLNDLGYKCYDTKDFQIGYKSFLTKTKPKFKNK, encoded by the coding sequence ATGACTGACTTAGTTCAGACGAAACAAATAAACGAATACATTCTTGAAGTTTCATTAAATAGACCTGAAAAGCTAAACGCATTAACCAAGCCTATGTGGAAAAAGCTTGGCTCTATCTTTAGAGACCTAGCAAAGAAAAAAAATAAAGATATTCGATGTGTGGTGATTAGAGGAAAGGGTGGAAAGTCTTTTTCTCCAGGAAATGATATTGGCGAGTTTGCAAAAACTAGATCGAACAGCAAACTTGCAAAAGAGTATGGTAAGCACTTACATGGAACTTTGGCCGCTATACAAGAGTGTCCCATCCCGACAGTTGCTTTGATCGAAGGAATTTGTGTTGGTGGTGGTTTTGAAATTGCAGCCTGCTGTGACCTGAGAATTTGTGGAACCTCTTCTCGTTTTGGTGTTCCTATTAAACGATTAGGACTTACGATGGCTCCAAGAGAAATTCAGGCACTTCTCCAACTGGTAGGAAGATCTGTTACTATGGAGATATTGTTAGAAGGTAAAATCTTTAATTCTAATGAAGCTTACGAAAAAGGAATGGTCAACAGAGTCATGCCAGATCAAGATGTAGAAAAAGAAGCTTACGCAACAGCAGAAAGAATTTGTGATGGTGCACCTATGGTTGCTAGATGGCACAAGGCTTTCGCTGAGGAATTGTTATACAAAGGAAAAATATCTAATAAGCTAAATGATCTTGGTTATAAATGTTATGACACCAAAGATTTTCAAATTGGTTACAAGTCCTTCTTAACCAAAACTAAACCCAAATTTAAAAATAAATAA